In Devosia sp. 1566, a single genomic region encodes these proteins:
- a CDS encoding DUF58 domain-containing protein, with amino-acid sequence MPASPRQAEALLQRVEWTVVRRLDGALQGNYRTLFRGAGLDFADLREYQAHDDVRHIDWNVTARTQVPHVRIFHEDREVTAWFLLDLSPSVDFGSGDTNKRQVLTEFTAALARIFVYHGNKVGAILFDGVDELIVPARSGRRHLLHLIDKVLSHPRRLRAPQTDLGGFFHRAGSALKRRSIVFAVSDFVSLPGWQSSLGALARRHEAVAVRLVDPLEQALPDLGLLAIEDAETGEQLLVDTGDRTFRDRFSALAGQWEEEIVDGFNQAGIDALELSTADDLADAILRFVTMRRISASGAIAGATA; translated from the coding sequence ATGCCCGCCTCGCCTCGGCAAGCTGAAGCGCTGCTCCAGCGCGTGGAATGGACCGTGGTGCGCCGCCTCGACGGCGCATTGCAGGGCAATTACCGCACGCTGTTCCGCGGCGCCGGCCTAGATTTCGCGGATTTGCGCGAATACCAGGCCCACGACGATGTCCGCCACATCGACTGGAACGTCACCGCGCGCACCCAGGTGCCCCATGTGCGCATCTTCCACGAGGATCGCGAGGTGACCGCCTGGTTCCTGCTCGATCTCAGCCCCTCGGTCGATTTCGGCTCCGGCGACACCAACAAGCGGCAGGTGCTGACCGAATTCACCGCCGCGCTCGCACGAATATTCGTGTATCACGGCAACAAGGTGGGCGCCATTCTGTTTGATGGCGTCGACGAGCTCATCGTTCCCGCCCGCAGCGGCCGCCGCCATCTGCTGCATCTGATTGACAAGGTGCTCAGCCATCCGCGGCGCCTGCGCGCACCGCAAACCGATCTTGGTGGCTTTTTTCACCGCGCCGGTTCGGCCCTCAAGCGCCGGTCCATCGTCTTTGCCGTATCTGACTTTGTGTCGCTTCCCGGCTGGCAATCCTCTCTTGGCGCGCTCGCGCGCCGCCACGAAGCCGTTGCCGTGCGGCTGGTCGATCCCCTCGAACAGGCACTGCCCGATCTGGGCCTGCTGGCCATCGAAGACGCCGAAACGGGCGAGCAGTTGCTTGTCGACACGGGCGACCGGACCTTCAGGGATCGGTTCAGCGCGCTGGCCGGGCAATGGGAGGAAGAGATCGTCGATGGCTTCAATCAGGCCGGAATCGATGCGCTTGAACTCTCGACGGCCGACGATCTGGCCGACGCGATCCTCAGATTCGTCACCATGCGCCGGATCAGCGCCAGTGGCGCCATAGCAGGAGCAACGGCATGA
- a CDS encoding VWA domain-containing protein codes for MTFLWPDMLWLLLLLPLLVGAYVWILRRRKKTALRYANLPLIRQALGKGPGWRRHVPPALLLLAVGVLVLAVARPAAVVTLPSSRSTVILAIDTSGSMRATDMSPSRIAAAQEAAKAFITSQPMDVEIGIVAFAASAVLMQAPTLDRELLTAAVDGFDLRRGTAVGAGVITALSTIFPDRSFEIEGYDPRDQLGMRSGGVTPQTGRSLDNAEPEPQPAEHVPVEPGSYQNAVIILLTDGATTTGPDPLAAGKLAADHGVRIYTVGFGSTGGEVVDFGGRFMRAMLDAPTLQAIAATTEGEYFEAQSAEALSEVYGTLATRLIEEKKLTEIAFLFAGLGALLTLAAAGLSMLWLGRIA; via the coding sequence ATGACCTTTCTCTGGCCAGATATGCTCTGGTTGTTGCTGCTCCTGCCGTTGCTGGTGGGCGCCTATGTCTGGATCCTGCGCCGGCGCAAGAAAACGGCGCTGCGCTATGCCAATCTGCCGCTCATCCGGCAGGCGCTTGGCAAGGGGCCGGGCTGGCGCCGCCATGTGCCACCGGCGCTGTTGCTGCTTGCCGTTGGCGTGCTGGTGCTGGCCGTGGCGCGCCCTGCGGCGGTGGTCACCCTTCCCAGTTCCCGCTCCACGGTGATCCTGGCGATCGACACCTCCGGCTCCATGCGCGCCACCGATATGTCGCCCTCGCGCATTGCTGCCGCGCAGGAAGCGGCCAAGGCCTTCATCACCAGCCAGCCCATGGATGTGGAGATTGGCATCGTGGCCTTTGCCGCTTCTGCTGTCCTGATGCAGGCGCCCACGCTCGACCGGGAACTGCTCACGGCCGCCGTCGATGGCTTTGACCTGCGGCGCGGCACTGCCGTGGGCGCGGGCGTGATCACGGCGCTTTCCACCATCTTTCCCGACCGCTCGTTTGAGATCGAAGGCTATGATCCGCGTGATCAGCTGGGGATGCGAAGCGGTGGCGTGACGCCCCAGACCGGCCGCTCGCTCGACAATGCCGAGCCTGAGCCCCAGCCGGCAGAACATGTGCCGGTTGAACCGGGATCCTACCAGAATGCGGTCATCATCCTACTGACGGACGGGGCAACCACCACCGGCCCTGATCCTCTGGCAGCGGGGAAATTGGCGGCCGATCACGGCGTGCGGATCTATACGGTGGGCTTTGGCTCGACCGGCGGCGAAGTGGTCGATTTCGGCGGCCGCTTCATGCGCGCCATGCTCGACGCACCAACCCTGCAGGCCATCGCCGCTACCACGGAAGGTGAGTATTTCGAGGCCCAGTCCGCCGAGGCGTTGTCGGAGGTTTACGGAACGCTGGCGACCCGCCTGATCGAGGAAAAAAAGCTCACCGAAATCGCCTTCCTCTTCGCCGGCCTCGGCGCCCTCCTCACCCTCGCCGCCGCTGGCCTGTCCATGCTCTGGCTTGGGCGCATAGCCTGA
- a CDS encoding trypsin-like peptidase domain-containing protein — protein MATRPLPQATDPAAQEPSFSHRARQHLHRTYNQHQGKVLVLSSVLLALLLVGLYDVLRPPGQNLSQGDITDAVNFALDERGRPPSIASQAYATIIPSVVRVTGYDPAAGEEPAARAQAGEPPAAELPQSGEIEEDFHEEFTAVGSGVVIDDQGTILTNLHVVRAAKRLRVSFFDGTEADATIVGARPELDLAIIRPSVLPDDLLPATLGSSSSLRPGDDVVAVGFPFGIGPSASAGVVSGLLRVLEREGESTMRNLIQFDAAANPGNSGGPLVNADGEVVGIVTAILNPSGLRTFAGIAFAATIEEAGGAVEESPL, from the coding sequence ATGGCCACACGCCCCCTTCCCCAGGCAACTGATCCTGCCGCCCAAGAACCTAGTTTCTCCCACCGCGCGCGCCAGCACCTGCACCGGACCTACAACCAGCATCAAGGCAAGGTGCTGGTGCTGTCCTCGGTGCTCCTCGCCCTCTTGCTGGTGGGGCTCTACGACGTGTTGCGTCCGCCCGGCCAGAACCTGAGCCAGGGCGACATCACCGACGCCGTGAACTTCGCCCTCGACGAGCGCGGACGCCCCCCGTCAATCGCATCCCAGGCTTATGCTACCATTATTCCTTCGGTGGTGCGGGTCACTGGCTATGACCCGGCTGCCGGTGAAGAACCCGCGGCTCGCGCCCAGGCCGGGGAGCCGCCGGCAGCCGAACTGCCCCAATCGGGGGAGATCGAAGAAGATTTCCATGAAGAGTTCACCGCCGTCGGCAGCGGCGTCGTCATCGACGACCAGGGCACTATCCTGACCAATCTGCATGTTGTGCGCGCCGCCAAGCGGCTGCGGGTGTCGTTCTTTGATGGCACCGAAGCCGACGCCACGATCGTCGGCGCCCGACCCGAACTCGACCTTGCCATCATCCGCCCCAGCGTGCTGCCCGATGACCTGCTCCCGGCAACGCTCGGCTCGAGCAGCAGTCTGCGCCCGGGGGACGATGTTGTGGCTGTCGGCTTTCCTTTCGGCATCGGCCCCTCCGCCTCGGCCGGCGTGGTGTCGGGCCTGTTGCGCGTGCTCGAGCGGGAAGGCGAAAGCACCATGCGCAACCTGATCCAGTTCGATGCAGCCGCTAATCCCGGCAATTCGGGCGGCCCGCTGGTCAATGCCGATGGCGAGGTCGTCGGCATCGTCACCGCCATCCTCAATCCCTCGGGGCTGCGCACTTTTGCCGGTATCGCCTTTGCCGCCACCATCGAGGAAGCCGGGGGCGCCGTCGAAGAGTCACCGCTTTAG
- a CDS encoding MoxR family ATPase — translation MDDPIETPTPAASLMEQVLYEVKKVVVGQDHFLERVLIALLAKGHLLVEGVPGLAKTLTVNTLAHAIQGQFKRIQFTPDLVPADLVGTRIYNNKDGEFTTSLGPVFCNLLLADEINRAPAKVQSALLEVMQERQVTIAGQSHRVPEPFVVMATQNPIETEGTYPLPEAQVDRFMMKVLVGYPSEEEEFVIVSRVTGVMQTVAKVATTEQLIALQARARQLYVDPTLIQFVVRLVAATRNPELVGLKDLQRLITYGASPRASINMIEAGRALAFLRGREYVLPQDVIDVAADVMRHRIVLSYEALSESIGPDGIINQILRAVPAPEQPLQTHARLASAS, via the coding sequence ATGGACGATCCAATCGAGACCCCGACGCCCGCCGCCTCCTTGATGGAGCAGGTGCTCTATGAAGTCAAAAAGGTCGTGGTCGGGCAGGACCATTTCCTTGAGCGCGTGTTGATCGCCCTTCTGGCCAAGGGCCACCTCCTGGTCGAGGGGGTTCCGGGCCTCGCCAAGACACTGACCGTCAACACCCTGGCCCATGCGATCCAGGGGCAGTTCAAGCGCATACAGTTCACGCCCGACCTGGTGCCCGCCGATCTTGTCGGCACCCGCATCTACAACAACAAGGATGGCGAGTTCACCACGTCCCTCGGGCCGGTGTTCTGCAATCTGCTGCTCGCGGACGAAATCAACCGGGCCCCGGCCAAGGTACAAAGTGCCCTCCTCGAAGTGATGCAGGAACGGCAGGTCACCATTGCCGGCCAAAGCCACCGGGTGCCCGAGCCCTTCGTCGTGATGGCGACGCAAAACCCCATCGAAACGGAAGGAACCTACCCGCTGCCCGAAGCGCAGGTGGACCGCTTCATGATGAAGGTGCTGGTCGGCTATCCCTCCGAGGAAGAAGAATTCGTGATCGTCTCGCGCGTAACCGGGGTGATGCAGACCGTGGCTAAAGTGGCGACCACCGAGCAACTCATTGCCCTTCAGGCGCGGGCGCGGCAGCTTTACGTCGATCCGACGCTGATCCAGTTCGTGGTGCGGCTGGTTGCAGCCACCCGCAACCCCGAACTGGTCGGGCTCAAGGACCTGCAGCGCCTGATCACCTATGGCGCGAGCCCGCGGGCCAGCATCAACATGATTGAAGCCGGACGAGCGCTCGCCTTCCTGAGGGGCCGCGAGTATGTCTTGCCCCAGGATGTGATCGACGTGGCGGCCGATGTCATGCGCCACCGCATTGTCCTGTCCTATGAAGCGCTCTCGGAATCCATCGGTCCCGACGGGATCATCAACCAGATCCTTCGGGCCGTCCCGGCACCCGAACAACCCTTGCAAACCCATGCCCGCCTCGCCTCGGCAAGCTGA